The window GTTGCTCTCCACCGGAGAGGGTGGCGGCTTTCGCCGACTCCCGGCCCTTGAGGCCCAGGTGGGCGAGAAGTTCGCGGGCGGCGTCTCTCGGCGCAGCGCGGCGAGACGGGGAGCCGAGGCGCACATTGTCCTCCGCGGAAAGGTACGGGAAGAGGTTGCGCTCCTGGAAGACGAAGCCGATCTCGGTCGATCGGATGCGAGAAGCATCCGTGTCGGAGATCGCCGTCACGTCGCGGCCCTCGAACGCCACTCGTCCTGAGCTGACTGTCGTCAGGAGCCCGAGGATGTTGAGTGCCGTGGACTTGCCTGATCCAGACCGGCCCGCGAGCCAGACGATCTCACCCGGCCCCACCGTCAAGGTGAAATCCGTCAAGGCATCGACGATCCCGTCTCGGGAACGGTACTGCTTGGAGACGTCCCGGAGCTCGATCATGAGGTCGGTTTCCCTTCTTGCTCGCCCGTGACAGGCTGAGCATCGATGAGTTCAAGCGCGTCGGCGGTGAACGGCAGCACGCAGGTGCTCTCTGACGGCTCCGCACGGAACAACTCGGCGTGTCCGTCACAGCCTCGGAGTGCCGCAAGATGGCCGAGCGCAAGATCGGCGTTCGACATGGCATCCGGTCCCGCGAAGGGGGCCGCCCTGAGTGCGCTGACCAGCAACTGCACCGGATGATCGTCAGGGTTCTCGAGGATCGTCGGGATCCGGGCGAGGTCTTGCCGATGGTCTTCCAACAGCTCTTGCCCGTCCGAGACGCTGTCTGCGTACGGGACGAGCGAGTACAGCAGGTGCAGGGTCTCGTCATCCGTGGTCTCGAACGACTGAATGCCGATCTCCAGCCGGTCCTGTCCCAGCAGGTCGAACATGCGATCGGCTGACAGGAGCAGCCCGATCTGGGTGACAGGGACGGGGCCCTCGCCCAAGCGGTCCTCGAGCGTCCGTCTGCCTGCGGTCGAGGCGGCGGTGGAGTCCGGCTTCTGGCCCAACTGCTGGAGGATGTAGGCCGCCTTGAGCAGACCGAGGGAGTCCTTGCTCTCGATCATGGGGGCGACGAGCGCGTCGACAGCCTCTGCGGTCCCGCCACGGGCAATCCAGGCGAACTGCTCCGCGGGAATCAGGCGCGCGACTTCGTACGTGCTGTCCAATGTGCCGCTGAGAACGACTGCGGTCTCGATGAGACCCGTGGTCGGGTCGATGCGGTCTTCGATCGCCGCGAAGAGGCCTTCGAGGGCAGCCGGATCCCCTTCGGCGAGCCCCCACGCAGGAACCGCATACGCGAGGTCGAACTCTCGACCCTCCGTTGCGACCTGCTCAACGAGCGGTGCGAGGAAGTCACGAGCACGCTCATGTCCGTCGTCACGGCCCGTCGAGAGCACCGCCCACAGGTCCATCACGTCCTCGGTGCGTTCGAGCACCTCCGGCATCGGGAGCCGAGGCATCGGCGGCGGTTCCGCGGCTCCGAGAGCGCGCAGTCCCTGTCGCGCCCGGACCTGCAGATACGGGGGCGCGTCTTCCGCGAGGGCGTCGCTGATCCGGGAGGTCATGCCGGTACGAACGAGGTCGAGCTTCGCGGGATCGAGGACGACCAGCGCCTCAGCGATCGCCGCCAGCTGCGAGATGTCTGTCTCTGCGCCCTGCCCCGGCGTGGTCGCTTGGGCGAGCACCCGGTCGGTGCAGACGGGATCGATCGCGACCTGTTCCCGGAGAGGCGACGGCAGCCGACTGACGGCCCAGGTCGCCCACAGGGCATCGTGCTCGCATGCCGCGTGATAGGCGGAGTCGAGCGCATCCGGGTCTTCCGCGGGACGGACCTCGCCGGCGATCAGCGGAAGGAGGTAGCCGCTGTCGAAGAGCGATGGCAGGCGA is drawn from Microbacterium binotii and contains these coding sequences:
- a CDS encoding ABC transporter ATP-binding protein; the protein is MIELRDVSKQYRSRDGIVDALTDFTLTVGPGEIVWLAGRSGSGKSTALNILGLLTTVSSGRVAFEGRDVTAISDTDASRIRSTEIGFVFQERNLFPYLSAEDNVRLGSPSRRAAPRDAARELLAHLGLKGRESAKAATLSGGEQQRVAIVRALAKQPRVLLADEPTSSLDSEAGRDVLDDLARAASRGVAIVIASHDAAVDRIAQRRVDITAGGAR